A single genomic interval of Juglans regia cultivar Chandler chromosome 1, Walnut 2.0, whole genome shotgun sequence harbors:
- the LOC109008366 gene encoding protein FAR-RED ELONGATED HYPOCOTYL 3-like — protein MNVFFDGYVHAKTNLKEFVDQFDNALRKKIENEISSDFNSFSVTIPCISRSPIEKRFQELYTNAKFREVQQQVMGVLDMDPSLLRRDGVKKTYLVEDEIHVEEFTKHVTYYVHFNEEDCDVKCSCGLFQMKGILCRHVLAIFKCNGIKYLPNRYILDRWRKDIKRRYTLIHSTYDTGYQREDTNRYSSLLNICYRMITHAAGSKEHTEDATKKLYAMIVLYHGSQEPPSMTQMDSNVGLTTKDTSTVSSSQQVLSPRVVHGKGRLPSLRRVSRMEQDMQKVKARTKKANVKGKRKERDEGDLPAQNTCRNLFGSSEIDLTAENMQIQLGVDGSQPLQLGLDGSQPV, from the exons ATGAATGTATTTTTTGACGGATATGTTCATGcgaaaacaaatttgaaagagtttGTCGACCAGTTTGACAATGCCTTGAGAAAGAAAATCGAGAATGAAATCAGCTCAGACTTCAACTCATTTAGCGTTACAATTCCatgcatatctagatctccaatcGAAAAGAGATTCCAAGAGTTGTACACGAATGCAAAATTTAGAGAAGTTCAACAGCAAGTTATGGGTGTGCTTGATATGGATCCATCTCTACTTAGACGGGATGGTGTGAAGAAGACTTACTTGGTAGAAGATGAAATTCATGTTGAGGAGTTCACAAAACATGTTACATATTATGTACACTTTAATGAGGAAGACTGCGATGTTAAGTGTTCATGTGGATTATTTCAGATGAAGGGGATACTGTGTAGGCATGTCTTGGCCATATTCAAATGTAACGGGATAAAGTATTTGCCAAATAGGtacattttagatcgatggagAAAGGACATCAAACGGAGATACACGTTAATCCATAGTACCTATGACACAGGATATCAGCGGGAAGATACTAACAGATATTCAAGTCTGTTGAATATTTGTTATCGGATGATTACTCATGCAGCGGGTTCAAAAGAGCATACTGAAGATGCAACTAAAaagttatatgcaatgattgTTTTATATCATGGCAGCCAAGAACCCCCTTCAATGACCCAAATGGATTCTAATGTTGGTTTAACGACAAAAGACACAAGTACAGTTAGTAGTTCGCAACAAGTACTCAGTCCACGAGTTGTGCACGGAAAAGGTAGACTCCCATCTCTGAGGAGAGTATCCAGGATGGAGCAAGACATGCAAAAAGTTAAAGCGAGGACGAAGAAAGCAAATGTAAAGGGGAAACGTAAAGAG CGAGATGAAGGAGATTTGCCAGCCCAAAACACCTGTAGGAATTTATTTGGGTCATCCGAGATAGATCTTACTGCTGAAAACATGCAG atacaACTTGGagtggatggatcacaaccttTACAACttgggttggatggatcacaaccggtgTAA
- the LOC109008374 gene encoding protein FAR1-RELATED SEQUENCE 5-like, with the protein MATSSRTTERFQEDTPGCRETEEPCSSSRVHEQGEEDRPDLGETYNGTVGSPPLDRMDGGDMIEEPKAGIEFDSFEKLMRYYKLYAKKCGFGSMTQMSERDDEGSVRYVTFGCARGGKARNRTMNVAKPCPTGKTDCKARINALKVEGKMQLTTVHNTHNHGLSPQKSCFFRCNRKVSENVKRVLDTNDLTGIRMNKSFGSLVVGAGGFENLPFLEKDCHNYIDKARHLRLGAGGAGALRDYFCRTQYKNPKFFTLMDLDDDGRLKNVFWANPRSRAAYQDFGNVVTFDTTYLTNRYRMPFAPFVGINHHG; encoded by the coding sequence ATGGCTACAAGCTCTAGAACGACGGAAAGATTCCAAGAGGATACACCCGGGTGTAGGGAAACTGAAGAGCCATGTTCCTCCTCTAGGGTTCATGAACAAGGTGAAGAGGATAGGCCAGATTTAGGGGAAACTTACAATGGCACAGTCGGGTCACCTCCGTTAGACCGAATGGATGGTGGTGATATGATTGAGGAGCCAAAAGCGGGGATAGAGTTTGATTCTTTTGAGAAATTAATGCGCTATTACAAGCTATATGCTAAGAAATGCGGGTTTGGATCCATGACACAAATGAGTGAAAGGGATGACGAAGGGAGTGTCAGATATGTCACTTTTGGTTGTGCCCGTGGGGGAAAAGCTCGAAATAGGACAATGAATGTCGCCAAACCATGCCCGACAGGAAAGACTGACTGTAAGGCAaggattaatgccttaaaagttgagGGAAAGATGCAGTTGACCACAGTTCATAATACCCACAATCACGGGCTGAGTCCACAGAAATCTTGCTTCTTCCGATGTAATCGCAAAGTTAGTGAGAACGTAAAAAGAGTACTAGATACTAACGACCTGACTGGCATTCGAATGAACAAGAGTTTTGGATCTCTTGTTGTGGGCGCGGGAGGATTTGAGaacctcccatttttggaaaaagattgtcACAATTACATCGATAAGGCAAGACATCTACGACTTGGagcaggtggtgctggagcgctTCGAGACTATTTTTGTAGAACGCAGTACAAGAACCCCAAATTCTTTAccttgatggatttagatgatgatGGGAGGTTAAAGAATGTCTTTTGGGCAAATCCACGCAGTAGGGCAGCTTATCAAGATTTTGGTAATGTGGTAACATTTGACACCACATACTTGACAAACAGATACAGGATGCCCTTTGCTCCATTTGTTGGTATAAACCATCATGGGTAG
- the LOC109008386 gene encoding uncharacterized mitochondrial protein AtMg00810-like, with protein MRANNLVLSWLINSISKDIRNSLLYVDSALDLWNKLKTRYLRSDGPRVFHLEKSLSSINQGSSSITEYFSMFKALWDEYVSFRPFPTCTCGKIDQFTIKDLGLLKYFLGLEIARSKTGISLCQRKYALDILQDTGNLGSKPAAFPIESNLKLTADDPELYEDPLEYRRLVGRLLYLTITRPDLAYSVQMLSQFLAKPVVNHHKAAMRVLRYLKATLGQGLFFSSSSELQLKAFSDSDWAGCLDTRRSITGFAIFFDNSLISFKSKKQATVSRSSVEAEYQALTATTCEVQWLVYALQDL; from the coding sequence ATGAGGGCCAATAATTTGGTACTTTCTTGGTTGATAAACTCAATTTCCAAAGATATTCGAAATAGCTTGTTGTATGTTGATTCAGCTCTTGATCTTTGGAATAAATTGAAGACACGATACCTAAGAAGTGATGGACCAAGAGTTTTCCATCTTGAAAAATCTTTGAGTTCTATAAACCAAGGTTCTTCATCCATTACTGAGTATTTTAGTATGTTCAAAGCATTATGGGATGAATATGTTAGTTTTCGTCCTTTCCCAACTTGCACTTGTGGAAAAATTGATCAATTTACCATTAAAGACTTGGGactattgaaatattttcttggtctagAAATAGCAAGATCTAAAACTGGCATTTCACTTTGCCAACGAAAATATGCCTTGGACATATTACAAGACACTGGTAACCTAGGCTCAAAGCCTGCTGCTTTTCCAATAGAATCAAATCTCAAACTCACTGCTGATGATCCAGAGCTTTATGAAGATCCATTAGAATATAGGAGACTGGTTGGTAGATTGTTATACTTGACAATTACCAGACCAGATCTTGCCTATTCTGTCCAAATGTTAAGTCAGTTTCTAGCAAAACCAGTTGTCAACCATCACAAAGCAGCAATGAGGGTCCTCAGATATCTGAAAGCTACACTAGGGCAGGGTttgtttttctcatcatcttcaGAACTTCAGCTCAAAGCCTTCTCTGACAGTGATTGGGCAGGCTGCCTTGACACCAGGAGAAGCATAACAGGTTTTGCAATATTCTTCGACAATTCCCTAATTTCTTTTAAGTCTAAAAAGCAAGCCACAGTTAGTAGATCCTCTGTTGAAGCAGAGTATCAAGCTCTTACAGCTACAACATGTGAGGTACAATGGTTGGTCTATGCCTTGCAGGACTTGTAG